From Ruminococcus sp. HUN007, a single genomic window includes:
- a CDS encoding polyprenyl synthetase family protein — translation MEQKYKDIMIGYIAGIEKNIRKYTEDRSGNPAQNRLTEAMRYSLEAGGKRIRPVLVTEFCRLCGGSAEMAAAPAAAIEMIHTASLIHDDLPAMDNDDFRRGRPSCHKAYTEAEAILAGDALIVLPFQIIAEDTALDGAKKARIISDLAASTAVTGMIGGQAIDIDNETRNDVDEENLRYMYSLKTGALIRTSARMGCIAAGASEEMINRADEYAKKIGLAFQIIDDILDVTSTTEELGKPVGSDEENNKTTFVTVMGIEKAKEEADRLTAEALDLLDGFEDSGFLKALTNELLDRRK, via the coding sequence ATGGAACAGAAGTATAAAGATATTATGATCGGTTACATTGCCGGTATTGAGAAGAATATTAGAAAATATACGGAAGACAGATCAGGAAATCCTGCGCAGAACCGTCTTACGGAAGCAATGCGTTATTCACTTGAAGCCGGAGGAAAGCGTATACGACCGGTACTTGTAACTGAATTCTGCAGACTCTGCGGAGGAAGTGCTGAAATGGCAGCTGCTCCTGCAGCGGCTATAGAGATGATACATACTGCATCACTCATACATGATGATCTTCCTGCAATGGACAATGATGATTTCAGACGCGGCCGGCCTTCATGTCATAAAGCGTATACTGAAGCTGAAGCTATTCTTGCCGGTGACGCGCTTATTGTGCTGCCGTTTCAGATAATTGCTGAAGACACGGCTCTTGACGGAGCGAAAAAAGCAAGAATAATTTCTGACCTTGCAGCGTCCACCGCTGTAACAGGTATGATAGGCGGACAGGCTATCGATATAGACAATGAAACAAGAAACGACGTCGATGAAGAAAATCTCAGATACATGTATTCACTGAAAACGGGAGCTCTTATAAGAACTTCCGCACGTATGGGATGCATAGCAGCAGGAGCTTCTGAAGAAATGATTAACAGGGCGGATGAATATGCAAAAAAGATCGGCCTTGCTTTCCAGATCATTGACGATATACTTGACGTTACTTCAACAACCGAGGAACTTGGAAAACCGGTCGGAAGCGACGAGGAAAACAACAAAACAACATTTGTAACTGTTATGGGTATAGAAAAAGCTAAGGAAGAAGCAGACAGACTCACAGCGGAAGCGCTGGATCTTCTTGATGGATTTGAAGACAGCGGTTTCCTGAAGGCTCTGACAAATGAGCTTCTTGACAGAAGAAAATAA
- a CDS encoding peptidase M22, translated as MGCFLGIDTSNYTTSVALYDSVTGEMKQQKKLLPVAKGNLGLRQSDAVFHHTKQLPDLVEALTSDIVLTAIGVSVKPRLAEGSYMPCFLCGEGLARSLAAITGAELYRTSHQTGHILAALYSAGRLDLISQEFIAFHVSGGTTDCLICRPDDENIINITQAGTSLDLKAGQAVDRAGLMLDLAFPCGAALEKLASESRREFKVKPVIRGTDCSLSGLENKCRKMKEENQPAEDIALFCLTYVCETVKAMTAAALEKYGNMPVVFAGGVMSDRIIREKLEKEFDAYFAEPEFSCDNASGLAVYAKIKSGVQIY; from the coding sequence ATGGGCTGCTTTCTGGGGATAGACACCAGTAACTATACCACATCGGTAGCTCTTTATGACAGTGTTACAGGTGAGATGAAGCAGCAGAAAAAACTTCTGCCTGTAGCTAAGGGAAACTTAGGCTTAAGACAGAGCGATGCTGTTTTTCACCATACAAAGCAGCTGCCTGATCTTGTGGAGGCCCTCACTTCAGATATCGTCCTGACCGCGATAGGCGTTTCTGTAAAACCAAGGCTTGCCGAAGGTTCATACATGCCGTGTTTCCTGTGCGGTGAAGGTCTTGCCAGATCACTTGCGGCAATAACGGGAGCGGAGCTTTACAGGACGTCTCATCAGACCGGGCATATTCTTGCAGCACTTTATTCAGCAGGAAGACTTGACCTTATTTCACAGGAGTTTATCGCCTTTCATGTGAGCGGAGGAACGACGGACTGCCTTATATGCAGACCGGATGATGAAAACATAATAAACATTACTCAGGCGGGCACATCCCTTGATCTGAAAGCCGGTCAGGCTGTGGACCGCGCAGGGCTCATGCTTGATCTTGCATTTCCGTGCGGAGCGGCCCTTGAAAAGCTGGCGTCGGAAAGCAGAAGAGAATTTAAGGTGAAGCCTGTAATACGCGGGACAGACTGCTCTCTTTCAGGACTTGAAAACAAGTGCAGAAAAATGAAGGAAGAAAATCAGCCCGCTGAAGATATAGCGCTTTTCTGCCTTACATATGTCTGCGAGACAGTAAAGGCCATGACCGCTGCAGCTTTAGAAAAGTACGGAAACATGCCGGTGGTCTTTGCCGGAGGAGTAATGTCTGACAGGATAATCAGAGAAAAACTTGAAAAGGAATTTGACGCATACTTTGCAGAGCCGGAGTTTTCATGCGACAATGCATCAGGACTTGCAGTTTATGCGAAAATAAAATCGGGAGTACAGATATATTGA
- a CDS encoding Asp23/Gls24 family envelope stress response protein, with amino-acid sequence MSKENTGAVRISEEVITSIAANAINEIKGVEKIRSDYGFIRSFFMKTNPVSVKADGDVVEITADVVLKHGASAVMTCEKIQNAVKSEVQSAAGITVSRVNVNVSGISFEKK; translated from the coding sequence ATGTCAAAGGAAAACACCGGTGCAGTCAGGATCTCAGAGGAAGTGATCACTTCCATAGCAGCAAATGCGATCAACGAGATCAAGGGAGTTGAAAAGATCCGTTCAGACTATGGATTTATACGCAGCTTCTTTATGAAAACAAATCCGGTAAGTGTTAAGGCTGACGGTGACGTTGTCGAGATCACTGCTGACGTTGTTCTCAAACACGGGGCAAGTGCTGTTATGACCTGTGAAAAGATACAGAATGCAGTAAAGTCAGAAGTGCAGTCAGCTGCCGGAATTACTGTATCCAGAGTTAACGTTAACGTATCGGGCATAAGCTTTGAAAAGAAATAA
- a CDS encoding NAD(+)/NADH kinase, whose translation MKIVIFPNLKKKDAYSCTLDVCGILGKLGAEIFMDSMYRETFSSLGNIEYGEFRKLAEEADFAVAIGGDGTILKCASAMTGTDTKLLGINTGRLGFMASVEKDNLQILEKLFSGDYKISERMLLAVENEGENGKKIFRALNDVVVTSRYSKIMEFDVYVGDNLIGSYLGDGVVFSTPTGSTAYALSAGGPIIEPELECLEMNLVCPHSLFVRPMIFNADSVITLVHHSPEEVQIGYSVDGNEPVVLRSGSRLVVRKSACKIKLIDMTGITFYDSLNRKLMRSLKGN comes from the coding sequence ATGAAGATAGTTATTTTTCCAAATTTAAAGAAAAAGGATGCGTACAGCTGTACGCTCGATGTATGCGGTATTCTCGGAAAACTCGGTGCTGAGATCTTCATGGACAGCATGTACCGTGAAACTTTTTCATCACTCGGAAACATAGAATACGGTGAGTTCAGAAAGCTTGCGGAAGAAGCGGATTTTGCCGTTGCCATAGGCGGAGACGGAACGATCCTTAAGTGCGCTTCTGCCATGACCGGCACGGATACTAAGCTTCTTGGCATAAACACGGGGCGCCTCGGATTCATGGCGTCGGTTGAAAAGGATAATCTTCAGATCCTTGAAAAGCTTTTTTCCGGTGATTACAAAATTTCGGAACGAATGCTTCTTGCTGTGGAAAATGAAGGCGAAAACGGAAAGAAAATTTTCCGTGCACTGAATGACGTTGTGGTCACAAGCCGTTATTCAAAGATCATGGAATTTGATGTTTATGTCGGTGATAATCTTATCGGAAGCTATCTGGGTGACGGTGTCGTATTCAGTACACCTACAGGTTCAACTGCCTATGCACTTTCAGCAGGCGGTCCGATAATTGAGCCGGAACTTGAATGTCTTGAAATGAATCTCGTCTGTCCTCACTCACTTTTCGTCCGTCCGATGATTTTTAATGCTGACAGTGTGATAACACTTGTTCATCATTCACCGGAGGAAGTTCAGATAGGCTATTCAGTTGACGGCAATGAACCTGTAGTGCTGCGGAGCGGAAGCAGACTTGTTGTCAGAAAATCTGCCTGCAAGATAAAGCTCATCGACATGACCGGAATTACGTTTTACGATTCACTTAACAGAAAGCTTATGAGATCGCTGAAAGGGAACTGA
- the xseA gene encoding exodeoxyribonuclease VII large subunit, with translation MNILTVSQLNRYLAFKLKEDDKLKGIFLKGEISNFKNAGHLYFTLKDSETLIKAVMFRSHAASLRFMPENGQSVIAMGSVSVFERDGIYQLYVTDMVPDGAGKLQMEFEKLKKELEAEGLFDKEHKKQLPEYPKRVGVVTSEKGAALQDMINIMSRRYPLAELVIYPSLVQGADAPASLCRSLSMADCGDCDVIIIGRGGGSYEDLAAFNDRQLAYYIYHLNTPVISAVGHETDFTIADFVADMRAPTPSAAAELAVPDISDMRKYVDSLRDRTEKAFDFSTARLETRLASLMTRLGKMSPENILLKNISELEMKRKRLEYSMKNILTGRENALAGKIARLETLNPLEVLKRGYTTVYRKDGEMIKSVSEITAGDSIRIDFADGSACASVTDTERKKDVF, from the coding sequence TTGAATATACTTACAGTATCTCAGCTCAACAGATATCTCGCCTTTAAGCTTAAGGAGGACGACAAACTCAAAGGGATATTTCTTAAGGGGGAGATCTCGAATTTTAAAAATGCCGGACATCTGTATTTTACGCTGAAGGACAGTGAAACGCTTATAAAAGCAGTTATGTTCCGAAGCCACGCAGCATCTCTCCGGTTTATGCCTGAAAACGGCCAGAGCGTTATAGCTATGGGATCTGTTTCAGTTTTTGAGCGGGACGGTATTTATCAGCTTTACGTTACTGACATGGTTCCGGACGGTGCAGGAAAACTGCAGATGGAATTTGAAAAACTGAAAAAGGAACTGGAAGCCGAGGGCCTTTTTGATAAGGAACACAAGAAACAGCTGCCGGAATATCCAAAGCGTGTCGGTGTAGTTACCTCGGAAAAGGGAGCTGCGCTTCAGGATATGATCAACATAATGTCCAGACGATATCCTCTTGCTGAACTTGTGATCTATCCGTCACTCGTACAGGGTGCTGATGCACCGGCATCACTGTGCAGATCCCTGAGCATGGCAGACTGCGGTGACTGTGATGTGATAATAATCGGGCGCGGCGGCGGTTCATACGAAGATCTTGCTGCTTTTAATGACAGACAGCTGGCGTATTACATTTACCATCTGAATACGCCGGTAATAAGTGCAGTCGGACACGAAACGGACTTTACAATAGCTGATTTTGTCGCTGACATGAGAGCACCTACTCCTTCAGCTGCAGCGGAGCTGGCTGTACCTGATATCTCAGATATGAGAAAATATGTTGATTCCCTCAGAGACCGTACTGAAAAGGCTTTTGATTTTAGTACCGCAAGACTGGAAACAAGGCTTGCATCACTGATGACAAGACTTGGGAAGATGTCACCGGAAAACATCCTCTTAAAGAATATTTCAGAGCTTGAAATGAAGCGGAAAAGGCTTGAATATTCCATGAAAAATATTCTTACCGGAAGAGAGAATGCTCTTGCCGGTAAAATTGCACGTCTTGAAACACTTAATCCTCTTGAAGTGCTTAAGCGCGGATATACAACAGTTTACAGAAAAGACGGTGAAATGATAAAATCCGTTTCAGAGATAACTGCAGGGGATAGCATACGAATAGATTTTGCCGATGGTTCAGCCTGTGCATCGGTTACAGATACGGAGAGAAAAAAAGATGTCTTTTGA
- a CDS encoding divergent PAP2 family protein has translation MFNNILIISAASWFTAQVLKTLIHAVKNRKVAYERMIGAGGMPSSHTAMVIAALVTTGRIDGVHSSVFGVAAVFSAVVIYDALNVRHAAGLHAKELNTINRLFNFRIKEENSEKVGIKDLNEFLGHTPIEVIGGAVVGTLVGFFFPIK, from the coding sequence ATGTTTAACAATATTTTAATTATAAGTGCTGCATCATGGTTTACAGCTCAGGTTCTCAAGACACTTATACATGCAGTAAAAAACAGAAAAGTTGCGTATGAAAGAATGATAGGTGCAGGAGGTATGCCGAGTTCACATACAGCAATGGTAATAGCAGCGCTTGTGACAACAGGACGTATTGACGGAGTACATTCTTCAGTTTTCGGTGTGGCAGCGGTATTTTCTGCTGTAGTCATCTATGATGCGCTGAATGTAAGACATGCAGCAGGCCTTCATGCCAAAGAACTCAATACGATTAACAGACTTTTTAATTTCAGAATAAAGGAAGAAAATTCAGAAAAGGTCGGAATAAAGGATCTTAATGAATTCCTCGGACATACTCCGATCGAGGTTATAGGCGGTGCCGTTGTCGGTACACTTGTCGGATTTTTCTTCCCGATAAAATAA
- the xseB gene encoding exodeoxyribonuclease VII small subunit gives MSFEKKLEELEQIVAALESGKIPLDKAVELYGKGMKLSLDCRKELDEAKMKITVAGENDGTEV, from the coding sequence ATGTCTTTTGAGAAAAAACTTGAAGAACTTGAGCAGATCGTAGCTGCTCTTGAAAGCGGTAAAATACCGCTTGACAAGGCCGTCGAACTTTACGGCAAAGGTATGAAGCTTTCACTTGACTGCCGCAAGGAACTTGACGAGGCAAAAATGAAAATTACAGTGGCTGGAGAAAACGATGGAACAGAAGTATAA
- the dxs gene encoding 1-deoxy-D-xylulose-5-phosphate synthase produces the protein MVELTVAIHRVFDSPEDKIVWDVGHQTYTHKILTGRLDRFSTLRQENGISGFPKPDESEHDAFVSGHSSTSISIACGIAEAMKLENKNNHAVAVIGDGAFTGGLAYEGLNNAGKSHSNLIVILNHNGMSISKNVGALAKYLSAIRNKESYMNTKNAVDQVLKKTPVVGQPISKVLSASKSAIKGVVLKGNTMFEDLGFEYLGPVDGHDIEAVEAVLKVAQSMHKPVLVHVNTIKGKGYTPAEKNPGEYHGIPRFDIATGNPEVSSVDSFSSEFGRELASLAGENDKICAVTAAMKYGTGLQFFAAKYKERFFDVGIAEQHAVTYCAGLASMGMVPVFAVYSSFLQRAYDQIVHDAALSRCHMVIGIDRAGFVGEDGETHQGVFDVPMLTSVPGVTVFSPSGYDELKYDLRRAVGELEGLVCLRYPRGKDCTEREKQTEFSDYSFTEREGAEALLVSYGRTAENVIRASDILENMYSLKCDVLKLNRIWPLDSEMVKKAASYSNIFFFEEGMKSGGIAEHLLSAVCSEGFCGRFSITAVEGFIKQASVTSQLKKYGLDTDSVIDKVKETIS, from the coding sequence GTGGTCGAGCTGACAGTTGCGATCCACAGAGTCTTCGATTCGCCTGAAGACAAGATCGTATGGGACGTGGGACACCAGACATACACTCACAAGATCCTGACAGGCCGTCTTGACCGTTTTTCCACTCTGCGTCAGGAAAACGGTATTTCAGGTTTTCCTAAACCTGACGAATCTGAACATGATGCGTTTGTAAGCGGTCACAGCAGCACATCTATTTCGATAGCCTGCGGAATTGCCGAGGCGATGAAACTTGAAAACAAGAACAATCACGCTGTTGCAGTGATAGGTGACGGTGCCTTTACCGGCGGCCTTGCATATGAGGGACTGAACAACGCAGGCAAGAGTCACAGCAATCTTATCGTTATCCTCAACCATAACGGCATGTCCATTTCAAAGAACGTAGGCGCTCTTGCCAAGTATCTTTCCGCTATCAGAAACAAGGAAAGCTACATGAACACAAAGAATGCCGTCGATCAGGTACTGAAAAAGACACCGGTAGTCGGACAGCCTATAAGCAAGGTGCTCAGCGCTTCAAAATCCGCGATCAAGGGAGTTGTACTCAAGGGCAACACCATGTTCGAGGATCTCGGCTTTGAATATCTCGGACCGGTTGACGGACATGACATTGAAGCAGTTGAGGCTGTGCTCAAAGTTGCACAGTCTATGCACAAGCCGGTTCTTGTACATGTAAATACCATAAAGGGAAAGGGCTATACGCCTGCTGAAAAAAATCCGGGTGAGTATCACGGTATTCCGCGTTTTGACATTGCTACAGGAAACCCTGAAGTAAGCAGTGTTGATTCATTTTCATCTGAGTTCGGACGTGAGCTTGCATCACTTGCAGGTGAGAATGATAAAATATGCGCTGTCACGGCAGCTATGAAATACGGTACAGGATTACAGTTCTTCGCTGCAAAGTACAAGGAAAGATTCTTTGACGTCGGTATAGCTGAACAGCATGCAGTAACTTACTGCGCCGGACTTGCAAGTATGGGAATGGTACCTGTATTTGCCGTATATTCGTCATTCCTTCAGCGTGCATATGATCAGATCGTGCATGATGCGGCTCTTTCGCGCTGCCATATGGTCATCGGGATCGACAGGGCAGGATTTGTTGGTGAAGACGGTGAGACACATCAGGGTGTTTTTGATGTGCCGATGCTTACATCTGTACCGGGTGTGACAGTCTTTTCACCGTCCGGATATGACGAGCTTAAGTATGATCTCAGAAGAGCTGTCGGTGAACTTGAAGGTCTGGTATGTCTGCGCTATCCGCGCGGAAAGGACTGTACGGAAAGAGAGAAGCAGACGGAGTTTTCTGACTATTCATTTACAGAACGTGAAGGTGCTGAAGCTCTTCTCGTAAGCTACGGACGAACAGCTGAAAACGTAATAAGAGCTTCTGACATACTTGAAAATATGTATTCGTTAAAGTGTGACGTACTGAAGCTTAACAGGATCTGGCCGCTTGACAGTGAAATGGTAAAGAAAGCAGCATCATACAGTAATATCTTTTTCTTTGAGGAAGGCATGAAGAGCGGAGGAATTGCCGAACATCTTCTCAGTGCTGTATGCAGTGAAGGATTCTGCGGCAGATTCAGCATCACTGCTGTTGAAGGATTTATAAAACAGGCTTCTGTGACAAGTCAGCTGAAAAAATACGGTCTTGATACCGATTCAGTTATCGATAAAGTTAAGGAAACAATAAGCTGA
- a CDS encoding TlyA family RNA methyltransferase, with the protein MSDNRLDVELFERGLCRSRERARQLIKNGFVTVDGRTCAKPAFTVTDENVLEVTGEDHSYVGRGGLKLEKAVSAFEIDLKGRVCLDIGASTGGFTEVMLSGGAAEVYALDVGHGQLAPELASDERVVNMENTNIRETVVNDFKKQPDFIATDVSFISLKLVLPKIKEILSENGEAVVLIKPQFEAGKSNLNKKGVVKDPKVHRQVISDLTKFASVCGFCVSGICVSPIKGGTGNAEYLMYLKHTGGNCVPVSFSADELVREALGKEK; encoded by the coding sequence ATGTCTGATAACAGACTCGACGTTGAACTTTTTGAACGCGGCCTATGCAGAAGCCGCGAACGTGCAAGACAGCTTATAAAAAACGGTTTTGTAACTGTTGACGGCAGAACGTGTGCAAAACCTGCTTTTACAGTCACTGATGAAAATGTGCTTGAGGTGACTGGTGAGGATCACAGTTATGTCGGCAGGGGCGGACTTAAGCTCGAAAAGGCGGTTTCTGCTTTTGAAATTGATCTTAAGGGCAGAGTCTGTCTTGACATAGGTGCATCTACCGGAGGGTTTACTGAAGTAATGCTTTCAGGCGGTGCCGCTGAAGTGTACGCTCTTGATGTCGGACACGGTCAGCTTGCACCTGAACTGGCTTCAGATGAGCGTGTTGTGAACATGGAAAACACAAACATCCGTGAAACAGTCGTAAATGATTTTAAAAAGCAGCCTGATTTCATTGCAACGGATGTTTCGTTTATTTCGCTTAAGCTTGTTCTTCCTAAAATAAAGGAAATTCTTTCGGAAAACGGCGAAGCGGTCGTTCTTATCAAGCCGCAGTTTGAAGCAGGAAAATCAAATCTGAACAAAAAAGGTGTTGTAAAGGATCCGAAAGTCCACAGACAGGTCATAAGTGATCTGACGAAATTTGCGTCAGTATGCGGATTCTGCGTTTCGGGTATCTGTGTTTCACCGATAAAAGGCGGTACCGGAAATGCGGAGTATCTTATGTATCTTAAACACACCGGCGGAAATTGTGTTCCGGTTTCATTCAGTGCAGACGAACTTGTAAGAGAGGCGTTAGGAAAAGAAAAATGA
- the nusB gene encoding transcription antitermination factor NusB, which produces MADKLTRRDIRDSAFKIIYESLLRDDPVDELFEMAEDIDEITVNDDVRQMVTDVLAKSEELDAMIAQYSKKRVFARIAKINVAILRIAFYEILYNDRIPTNSAVSEAVLLAQNYSYKEDVSFVNGILGAYTRSLEGENK; this is translated from the coding sequence ATGGCAGATAAACTGACAAGAAGAGACATCAGAGACAGTGCGTTCAAGATAATATACGAATCACTGCTCAGAGATGATCCGGTTGATGAGCTTTTTGAAATGGCTGAGGACATCGACGAGATCACAGTCAATGATGATGTCAGACAGATGGTAACTGATGTTCTTGCAAAGTCAGAGGAACTTGATGCTATGATCGCTCAGTACAGCAAAAAAAGAGTTTTTGCACGTATCGCAAAGATAAACGTTGCAATTCTCAGAATAGCTTTCTACGAGATCCTTTACAATGACAGGATCCCGACAAACTCGGCTGTAAGCGAAGCTGTACTTCTTGCACAGAACTATTCCTACAAGGAAGACGTTTCATTTGTAAACGGTATTCTCGGTGCATACACAAGAAGCCTTGAAGGTGAAAACAAATAA